From one Chryseobacterium sp. 3008163 genomic stretch:
- a CDS encoding cobaltochelatase subunit CobN, producing the protein MGSQLIKNKKKAIYFGLAIVLLFAGWFIWKSTASATRIALVNFQPYQASNIALSNQDKMIKFKEVSLDNIDKLKNYDFVLGFGMGLKIDDKQRAKLTEISKEVPMHFTSVTNPENNINSLDSLQLKKVSSYLESGNKENYQNLVRYIRKDIDGKKLFVTNPKDAIASKENVYFHIDEKVAFNDIKSYEDYLKKNNFYKEGAPKVALISGIHDPFSGNKQYLDSIIVSFQKSGLNVYPVASFTDRIRFLSEINPNAVVYFPHGRLTMGNPDEAVNWLKQRNIPFFTPLSILQLEEKWLEDPMGMVGGFMGQCIVMPELDGAIYPYVLIAQEKTKDGMFLFKTIPDRLAKFTQIVNNFIDLKNIKNQDKKVAVYYFKGEGKNTLNAQGMEGTESLYNVLKRLKAEGYNLNGLPETEKEFENIIQKQGSIFSPKAKGHFEEFVKNGKPTLIESSKYDSWLKSSLSKKSYDDVIKKYGSAPGDFMNVNQNEKSYLAISAVRFGNIALLPQPSAAIGDDEFKITHGVKEPPTHAYLGAYLWAQKEFKADAMLHFGTHGSLEFTPDKQVALSGNDWGDILVGTIPHFYYYTIGNIGESMMAKRRTYATTISYLTPAFVESDMRNYFRSLQDKIRFYHKTDAKNKPEISIEVKKMAVKMGLHRSLRLDSILTKPYSEMEIEKLDNFAEEVSTEKINGEFYVAGQAYKSEKINSTVLAMSADPIAYSLASLDKMNGKVTDIQLKNKAFFNQKYLNPAKVLVNQILNGKQVSPEFVSSVAGVKMDELEKSKLLLNPPKMRPAFLDKKSGKGKPNLSKMKGQKPDFAKSGNQKYSGKPNAEKPSGKPSFADSKKPEIPKAMKDKARAILEIDRTLTNVLRYKENLLKSPEFELQTLLNALSGGYIAPSSGGDAVANPNAVPTGHNLYSVNAESTPSEIAWDRGVTLAQKTLDEYKKKHKEFPKKICYTFWSSEFVETEGVSIAQVLYMLGTEPVRDTYGRVSDVRLIPSKQLGRPRIDVIIQTSGQFRDLAASRLFLISKAIELAANAKDEGFENQVNKGTLDIEKQLVANGVPPKDAREMSKQRIFGGLQGRYDTGIKELITAGDKWTSQKEIADQYIYNMGATYGQEKDWGKYSEGMLRAALKNTDVIIQPRQNNTWGAISLDHVYEFMGGMNTAIKEVTGKDPDAYLADYRNRNNMRMQELKEAIGVEARATIFNPTYINEVMKGKASSASQITEIVTNTYGWNATRPEVIDNEMWNEIYDTYMNDVHNLGVKEFFTKENPATLQEMTAVMLETSRKGMWKANAEQLKGLASLHTKLVKEFGAEPGGFAGDNTKLQDYISKNSSPEDAKIYKEQIREMKEGVNDGKISKDGKVLKKEERQTADQQEKTELNGVFIGAVVVILFGILIFVLRKRRKNEQ; encoded by the coding sequence ATGGGATCTCAATTAATTAAAAACAAAAAAAAGGCAATCTACTTTGGTCTTGCCATAGTTTTACTTTTCGCAGGTTGGTTTATTTGGAAATCAACTGCATCTGCAACACGCATTGCTTTGGTCAATTTTCAGCCGTATCAAGCGTCGAATATCGCATTGTCGAATCAGGATAAAATGATAAAATTTAAGGAAGTTTCTTTGGATAATATCGATAAACTCAAGAATTATGATTTTGTTCTCGGTTTCGGAATGGGACTTAAAATCGATGACAAACAACGTGCAAAACTAACTGAGATTTCCAAAGAAGTACCGATGCATTTCACTTCGGTTACGAATCCTGAAAATAATATCAACAGTTTAGATTCGCTTCAACTGAAGAAAGTTTCGTCTTATCTCGAAAGCGGAAATAAAGAAAATTATCAAAATCTGGTTCGCTACATCCGAAAGGATATTGATGGTAAAAAACTATTCGTCACCAATCCTAAAGATGCGATTGCGAGTAAAGAAAATGTCTATTTCCATATTGATGAGAAAGTAGCTTTTAACGATATTAAATCTTATGAAGATTACCTCAAAAAAAATAATTTCTATAAAGAAGGTGCACCAAAAGTAGCTTTGATTTCTGGTATTCACGATCCTTTTAGCGGAAACAAGCAGTATTTGGACAGCATTATTGTCTCATTTCAAAAGTCCGGTTTGAATGTTTATCCTGTTGCTTCTTTCACCGATAGAATCAGATTTTTATCAGAAATAAATCCAAATGCAGTCGTCTATTTTCCACACGGTCGTCTCACAATGGGAAATCCCGACGAAGCTGTCAATTGGCTGAAACAAAGAAATATTCCGTTTTTCACACCACTTTCTATTTTGCAGTTGGAAGAAAAATGGTTGGAAGATCCAATGGGAATGGTCGGTGGATTTATGGGGCAATGTATCGTAATGCCGGAATTGGACGGCGCGATTTATCCTTATGTTCTCATCGCTCAGGAAAAAACCAAAGACGGAATGTTTTTGTTTAAAACGATTCCTGACAGATTGGCGAAATTCACCCAAATCGTAAATAATTTTATTGATTTGAAAAACATAAAAAATCAGGATAAAAAAGTTGCGGTCTATTATTTTAAAGGTGAAGGAAAAAACACGCTGAACGCACAAGGAATGGAAGGTACAGAGTCTCTCTACAACGTTCTGAAGCGATTGAAAGCTGAAGGTTACAACCTGAACGGGCTTCCCGAAACCGAGAAAGAATTTGAAAATATTATTCAAAAACAAGGGAGTATTTTCAGTCCAAAAGCGAAAGGTCATTTCGAGGAATTTGTGAAAAATGGAAAACCGACTTTGATAGAATCTTCGAAATATGATTCTTGGCTGAAATCTTCATTAAGCAAAAAATCCTATGATGATGTCATCAAAAAATATGGTTCTGCACCGGGAGATTTTATGAATGTCAATCAAAACGAAAAATCTTATCTCGCAATTTCTGCGGTTCGTTTTGGTAACATAGCATTGCTTCCACAACCATCTGCAGCGATTGGTGATGATGAATTTAAAATTACTCACGGCGTAAAAGAACCTCCAACTCACGCTTATTTGGGCGCTTATCTTTGGGCTCAGAAAGAGTTTAAAGCAGATGCAATGCTTCATTTCGGGACGCACGGAAGTTTAGAATTTACGCCAGACAAACAAGTTGCTCTTTCCGGAAACGATTGGGGCGATATTTTGGTCGGAACGATTCCTCATTTTTACTATTACACGATTGGAAATATCGGCGAAAGTATGATGGCTAAACGAAGAACTTATGCAACAACGATTTCTTATTTAACGCCAGCTTTTGTAGAAAGCGATATGCGAAATTACTTCCGAAGTTTGCAAGACAAGATTAGATTTTATCATAAAACGGATGCTAAAAATAAACCTGAAATTTCTATCGAGGTTAAGAAAATGGCTGTTAAAATGGGACTTCACAGAAGTTTGAGATTAGACAGTATTCTCACAAAACCTTATTCTGAAATGGAAATCGAAAAGCTGGATAATTTTGCTGAAGAAGTTTCTACGGAAAAAATCAATGGTGAATTTTATGTTGCTGGACAAGCTTATAAATCAGAAAAAATAAATTCTACCGTTTTGGCGATGAGCGCAGATCCAATTGCTTACAGTTTAGCTTCATTGGATAAAATGAATGGAAAAGTAACGGATATTCAACTGAAAAATAAAGCTTTTTTTAATCAAAAATATTTGAATCCTGCGAAAGTTTTAGTGAATCAAATTTTAAATGGAAAACAAGTTTCTCCAGAATTTGTAAGCTCTGTTGCTGGTGTTAAAATGGATGAATTAGAAAAATCCAAATTGCTTTTGAATCCTCCAAAAATGCGACCTGCGTTTTTAGATAAAAAATCAGGAAAAGGAAAACCGAATTTAAGTAAAATGAAAGGTCAAAAACCAGACTTTGCAAAATCCGGAAATCAGAAATATTCAGGAAAACCAAATGCTGAAAAACCATCAGGAAAGCCATCTTTTGCAGATTCCAAAAAACCTGAAATTCCAAAAGCGATGAAGGATAAAGCGAGGGCAATTTTGGAAATCGACAGAACTTTGACCAATGTTTTGCGCTACAAAGAAAATCTTCTAAAAAGCCCTGAATTTGAATTGCAGACTTTGCTAAACGCTTTATCCGGCGGTTACATTGCGCCTTCTTCTGGCGGAGACGCAGTTGCAAATCCGAATGCTGTTCCAACTGGGCATAATTTATATTCCGTAAATGCAGAATCTACGCCGTCAGAAATTGCATGGGACAGAGGCGTGACTTTAGCTCAAAAAACACTGGACGAATACAAGAAAAAACATAAAGAATTTCCTAAAAAAATCTGTTATACATTTTGGAGCAGTGAGTTTGTAGAAACGGAAGGTGTTTCCATTGCGCAGGTTTTATACATGTTGGGAACCGAGCCTGTGAGAGATACTTACGGTAGAGTTTCGGATGTGAGATTGATTCCATCAAAACAATTGGGAAGACCAAGAATTGATGTGATTATTCAGACTTCTGGTCAGTTTAGAGATTTGGCGGCTTCACGATTATTCTTAATTTCTAAAGCCATCGAATTAGCAGCGAATGCAAAAGATGAAGGTTTTGAAAATCAAGTTAATAAAGGAACTTTAGATATTGAAAAACAATTGGTAGCCAACGGAGTTCCACCAAAAGATGCGCGGGAAATGTCGAAGCAAAGGATTTTCGGAGGTTTGCAGGGAAGATACGATACAGGAATCAAAGAACTGATTACAGCAGGAGATAAATGGACTTCCCAAAAGGAAATCGCCGACCAATATATTTACAATATGGGCGCAACTTACGGACAGGAAAAAGATTGGGGAAAATACAGCGAAGGAATGTTGAGAGCGGCGCTTAAAAATACGGATGTCATTATTCAGCCTCGTCAAAATAATACTTGGGGCGCAATAAGTTTGGACCACGTTTACGAATTTATGGGCGGAATGAACACGGCAATCAAAGAAGTGACGGGCAAAGATCCTGACGCATATTTGGCAGATTACCGAAACCGAAATAATATGAGAATGCAGGAACTGAAAGAAGCAATTGGTGTGGAAGCCAGAGCAACGATTTTCAACCCGACTTATATTAATGAGGTGATGAAAGGAAAAGCTTCCAGCGCATCGCAAATTACAGAAATCGTGACCAATACTTACGGCTGGAACGCAACCAGACCAGAAGTTATTGACAATGAAATGTGGAACGAAATCTATGATACTTATATGAATGACGTTCATAATCTTGGCGTGAAAGAATTTTTTACGAAAGAAAATCCTGCCACTTTGCAAGAAATGACAGCCGTAATGCTGGAAACTTCCCGAAAAGGAATGTGGAAAGCCAATGCAGAACAATTGAAAGGTCTTGCTTCGCTTCATACGAAACTGGTAAAAGAATTTGGCGCAGAACCTGGAGGTTTTGCTGGAGACAATACAAAATTACAGGATTATATTTCTAAAAACAGCTCTCCTGAAGATGCGAAAATTTATAAAGAACAGATTCGGGAAATGAAAGAAGGCGTGAACGATGGGAAAATTTCTAAAGACGGAAAAGTTCTTAAAAAAGAAGAAAGACAAACTGCAGATCAACAGGAAAAAACTGAACTTAACGGCGTTTTCATCGGAGCTGTGGTTGTGATTTTATTCGGAATTTTGATTTTTGTTTTAAGAAAAAGAAGAAAAAACGAACAATAA
- a CDS encoding TonB-dependent receptor plug domain-containing protein → MVAGAEAFSEDLLTFMFVSDGSGAKRDAQNYSLFTQQEWKLADAFTLVTGARYDYHSQFKGHPTFRLSGMYKVNKNMTLRGGYSGGFRAPTLKELYTDWFHPYGGGFQIIGNNNMKAEKSNNFNISSDLNFKKLNITLMAQYSKIQDKINANWVSSDTIQYINVGKTDVFSSEVSLSYRLRKSLLLKGAYTYVYENPQKRSITRPHTATVRADYTLDFLKKYAPTISFSGKYFSSMNTFGTADITDVDNTTGIDTHTEEYKIYYEPYSIWRLQLSAPLLFNFTASAGINNLFDYKTKFSSFYSSISPGRTYYIGLKWDLN, encoded by the coding sequence TTGGTTGCCGGTGCAGAAGCTTTTTCTGAAGATTTGCTCACATTTATGTTTGTGAGTGATGGTTCTGGTGCGAAAAGAGATGCTCAGAATTATTCACTTTTCACACAGCAGGAATGGAAATTGGCAGATGCTTTTACCTTGGTTACAGGTGCGAGATACGATTATCATTCACAATTCAAAGGACATCCGACTTTTCGTTTGTCGGGAATGTACAAAGTCAATAAAAATATGACTCTTCGAGGTGGATATTCCGGAGGTTTCCGAGCACCGACGCTGAAAGAATTGTACACCGATTGGTTTCATCCTTATGGTGGCGGTTTTCAGATCATTGGAAACAACAATATGAAAGCGGAGAAAAGCAACAATTTCAATATTTCTTCGGACTTAAATTTCAAAAAACTGAACATCACATTGATGGCTCAATATTCCAAAATTCAGGACAAAATCAATGCAAATTGGGTTTCCAGCGATACCATTCAGTACATAAATGTTGGGAAAACCGATGTTTTCAGCAGTGAAGTTTCTTTGTCTTATCGTTTGAGAAAATCATTGTTGTTGAAAGGTGCCTATACTTATGTTTATGAAAATCCACAAAAAAGATCGATAACAAGACCGCATACAGCGACTGTGAGAGCGGATTATACTTTGGATTTTCTCAAAAAATATGCGCCAACAATTAGTTTCAGTGGAAAATATTTCAGCAGTATGAATACGTTCGGAACTGCGGATATCACAGATGTTGATAACACAACGGGAATCGATACGCACACAGAAGAATACAAAATTTACTACGAGCCATATTCGATCTGGCGATTGCAGTTGTCTGCGCCTTTGCTTTTCAATTTTACAGCAAGCGCAGGAATCAATAATTTATTTGATTATAAAACCAAATTTTCAAGTTTTTACTCCAGCATTTCGCCTGGCAGAACATATTATATAGGATTAAAATGGGATCTCAATTAA
- a CDS encoding TonB-dependent receptor plug domain-containing protein codes for MLKKLIILPLIFLSNILWSQTENLSEKQEQYKDIEQVVVTATRTERKLKDVPVTTQVITSEAIEKSKMANFRDFMEQELAGVEFTNNGGHANINMMGFGGKYVLFLIDGERMAGETFDNIDYNRIDMNNIERVEIVKGASSSLYGSNAIGGVINIITKKLKKPLQISASALYGSNKDQNYNLTFGTKQKWGSAGFSAFYKSRDPYLLTDTEALKQEYTHGNIVEQKLSSTYIAGYTDYGFSPNVSIKITPKIQTEINTGFYFQERNTGGLDGFKVRDQFHNFRTGMKTSFQLRENSNLVVSGSYDEYQKFDFYKLLNQKIKTTRTKSGELVPFTMFNFSENILWLPVQKLFLKICSHLCL; via the coding sequence ATGCTAAAAAAACTGATAATTCTTCCACTGATATTTCTTTCAAATATTCTCTGGTCTCAGACTGAAAATCTTTCCGAAAAACAAGAACAATACAAAGATATTGAGCAAGTTGTAGTAACGGCGACAAGAACCGAAAGAAAACTGAAAGACGTTCCTGTAACCACACAAGTCATCACTTCTGAAGCGATTGAGAAATCGAAAATGGCAAATTTTCGTGATTTTATGGAGCAAGAATTGGCGGGTGTAGAATTTACTAATAATGGTGGTCACGCAAACATCAATATGATGGGATTTGGCGGGAAATATGTTCTTTTTCTGATTGACGGCGAAAGAATGGCAGGGGAAACTTTTGATAATATCGATTACAACAGAATTGATATGAACAACATCGAGCGTGTGGAAATCGTGAAAGGAGCGTCGTCTTCTTTGTATGGCTCCAATGCGATTGGTGGTGTCATCAATATCATTACTAAAAAGCTTAAAAAACCTTTGCAGATCAGTGCTTCGGCTTTATACGGAAGCAATAAAGATCAGAATTACAATTTAACTTTCGGAACAAAACAAAAATGGGGAAGTGCAGGTTTTTCAGCGTTTTATAAAAGCAGAGATCCTTATTTATTGACTGATACAGAAGCGTTGAAACAAGAATACACCCACGGAAATATTGTGGAACAAAAACTGAGCAGTACCTACATTGCTGGATATACAGATTACGGTTTCAGTCCGAATGTTTCCATAAAAATTACGCCAAAAATCCAGACAGAAATCAATACAGGTTTTTACTTTCAGGAGAGAAATACGGGTGGTTTGGATGGCTTTAAAGTTCGGGATCAGTTTCATAATTTCAGAACTGGGATGAAGACAAGTTTTCAGCTTCGCGAGAACAGCAATTTGGTTGTATCAGGAAGTTATGATGAGTATCAGAAATTCGATTTTTATAAATTATTAAATCAAAAGATAAAAACTACGAGAACAAAATCTGGCGAGTTGGTTCCATTTACGATGTTCAACTTTTCGGAAAACATTCTTTGGTTGCCGGTGCAGAAGCTTTTTCTGAAGATTTGCTCACATTTATGTTTGTGA
- a CDS encoding HmuY family protein, whose translation MKLKSIFALLLVLLIFTSCSSSDDREEDIATAGEIKTHQFLDARSYTNWIYFSFSKNEIVTVSDPQNDNNWDIAFHRGDVKLNGGKSGKGSGEAINTNKTEWNSIISAPTSGYVKDEIGKITTAFTGTGITEEDQPFSQTLTTWLTVDTSSPPPKYTVHNFVYVVKSASGKFVKLQIYDNKSATNTAGHVSFKYQYNAEGGSAF comes from the coding sequence ATGAAATTAAAATCAATTTTTGCTCTTTTATTAGTGCTTCTAATTTTCACTTCATGTAGCAGTAGCGACGATAGAGAAGAAGATATTGCAACAGCAGGAGAAATCAAAACGCATCAATTTTTAGATGCAAGATCGTACACCAACTGGATTTATTTTTCATTTTCAAAAAATGAAATTGTTACCGTTTCAGATCCTCAAAATGATAATAATTGGGACATCGCTTTCCACAGAGGTGATGTAAAACTGAATGGTGGAAAATCTGGAAAAGGGAGTGGCGAAGCAATCAACACAAACAAAACTGAATGGAACTCCATCATTTCTGCACCAACTTCCGGATACGTGAAAGACGAAATTGGAAAAATCACAACTGCGTTTACAGGAACTGGAATCACGGAGGAAGATCAACCGTTTTCTCAAACTTTAACAACTTGGTTAACAGTCGATACAAGCAGTCCGCCACCAAAATATACGGTTCATAATTTTGTGTATGTTGTGAAATCGGCTTCTGGAAAATTTGTGAAACTACAGATTTACGATAATAAAAGTGCAACAAACACTGCTGGTCACGTAAGTTTCAAATACCAATACAATGCTGAAGGCGGTTCTGCTTTTTAA
- a CDS encoding ATP-binding cassette domain-containing protein yields MIELNIKHQIFTSSGSKFLEVSEVIEKGSFIHISGDSGIGKTTFFKILAGIITPNFGIIKVNNSILLDTENRIFLSPQKRNISIMFQNYALFPNMTVKQNIAFAQKEKNLEIIDYYLEKFNLKILENVFPSKLSGGQQQRVALARALAQNAEIILLDEPLSAVDASLRHSMMEEILKINQDKDSTIFMISHNQGEFQNVSFKNLIIS; encoded by the coding sequence ATGATTGAATTGAATATAAAACATCAGATTTTCACTTCTTCCGGAAGCAAATTTCTGGAGGTTAGTGAAGTGATTGAAAAGGGAAGTTTTATTCACATTTCGGGCGATTCCGGAATTGGAAAAACCACTTTTTTCAAGATTTTAGCAGGAATTATTACTCCGAATTTTGGCATTATTAAAGTCAATAATTCCATTTTGTTAGATACCGAAAACCGAATTTTTCTGTCTCCTCAAAAGCGAAATATTTCGATAATGTTCCAGAATTACGCGTTGTTTCCGAATATGACGGTAAAGCAAAATATCGCTTTTGCACAAAAAGAAAAAAACCTAGAAATAATCGATTATTATTTAGAAAAATTTAATCTGAAAATTCTGGAAAATGTTTTTCCTTCAAAGCTTTCTGGCGGACAACAGCAAAGAGTTGCCTTAGCGAGAGCGTTGGCTCAAAATGCCGAAATTATTTTGCTTGACGAACCACTATCAGCTGTTGATGCATCTTTACGACACTCGATGATGGAAGAAATTTTGAAAATTAATCAAGATAAAGATTCGACGATTTTTATGATCAGTCATAACCAAGGCGAATTTCAAAATGTTAGTTTCAAAAATTTGATAATCAGTTAA
- the modB gene encoding molybdate ABC transporter permease subunit → MLDQDFIYTLLLTGKLALITTTILIFIGVPIAYWLTYSKFKLKFIAETLICMPMVLPPTVMGYYLLVAFSPENAFGNVLQEFFDVRLAFSFNGIVVASIIANLPFMIQPLQNGFSALNDDLRQISYTMGKSKITTLFKVLIPNVKTSVITGIALTFAHCIGEFGIVIMVGGNIPKETRIASVAIYDQVQALNFEVANRYAFILFIVSFLILLLIYGINRKINFTTFR, encoded by the coding sequence ATGCTTGATCAGGATTTTATTTACACTTTATTACTCACCGGAAAATTAGCGTTGATAACAACAACGATTCTGATATTCATCGGTGTTCCGATTGCATATTGGCTTACTTATTCAAAGTTTAAATTGAAATTTATCGCCGAAACTTTAATCTGTATGCCAATGGTTTTGCCACCAACAGTGATGGGATATTACTTGTTGGTCGCCTTCAGCCCCGAAAATGCATTCGGAAATGTTTTGCAGGAATTTTTTGATGTTCGCCTCGCATTTTCCTTTAACGGAATTGTGGTTGCGAGCATTATCGCGAATCTTCCGTTTATGATTCAGCCTTTGCAGAACGGCTTTTCTGCATTGAATGATGATTTGCGCCAAATTTCTTACACTATGGGAAAATCTAAAATTACAACTCTATTTAAAGTTCTTATTCCTAATGTCAAAACGTCTGTTATTACAGGAATTGCGCTCACTTTTGCCCATTGCATCGGTGAATTTGGTATTGTCATTATGGTCGGCGGAAATATTCCTAAAGAAACAAGAATCGCTTCTGTCGCGATTTACGACCAGGTTCAGGCGCTGAATTTTGAAGTTGCAAACCGTTATGCATTCATACTTTTCATCGTTTCGTTTTTGATTTTATTGTTGATTTATGGTATCAATCGGAAAATTAATTTTACCACTTTCCGATGA
- the modA gene encoding molybdate ABC transporter substrate-binding protein, with protein MLNCKKTESDFTKKSTQNFTISVAAAANLRDVLEELKQIYMKENPDKKVEITFGSSGLLVQQILNGAPFDLFLSADSSFPDKLKSKNKTSGNSEIYTFGKVALWSSKANVSKGLKLILNPEIKKIAIANPDLAPYGKNTVEALKKMGIYSQIENKIVWAENINQSAQFASTGNADIAFIALSNAKNKGMMTRGNFYELSASECLPIAQSGIVLKSKNQTEAKDFFDFIKSKKASQTWEKYGYQTKISK; from the coding sequence ATGTTAAATTGTAAAAAAACTGAATCTGATTTTACAAAAAAGTCGACACAAAACTTTACAATTTCAGTTGCAGCAGCAGCTAATCTTCGGGATGTTTTGGAAGAATTGAAACAGATTTATATGAAAGAAAATCCTGATAAAAAAGTCGAAATTACTTTTGGTTCGTCGGGTTTGCTGGTTCAGCAGATTCTAAATGGAGCACCTTTCGATTTGTTTCTGTCAGCCGATTCTTCTTTTCCAGATAAGTTAAAAAGTAAAAATAAAACTTCTGGAAATTCTGAAATTTACACCTTTGGAAAAGTGGCTTTATGGAGTTCAAAAGCCAATGTTTCCAAAGGTTTGAAACTGATTTTAAATCCTGAAATAAAAAAAATCGCCATCGCCAATCCAGATCTTGCACCTTATGGAAAAAATACGGTCGAAGCTTTGAAAAAAATGGGAATTTATTCTCAAATTGAAAACAAAATTGTTTGGGCAGAAAATATCAATCAGTCCGCACAATTTGCTTCAACAGGAAACGCAGATATCGCATTCATCGCACTTTCCAATGCAAAGAACAAAGGAATGATGACACGAGGAAATTTCTACGAATTATCAGCAAGCGAATGTTTACCAATCGCCCAAAGCGGAATTGTTTTGAAAAGTAAAAATCAAACCGAAGCAAAAGATTTTTTTGATTTTATTAAAAGTAAAAAAGCCAGCCAAACTTGGGAAAAGTACGGTTATCAAACAAAAATTTCAAAGTAA
- a CDS encoding hemerythrin domain-containing protein: MKRNENLVPLSRDHHFGLLCSWKIRQGIKKNVSYDRIKKYINYYWQENLSRHFEIEDLVLPETENNILQIQMEKEHIEIRKLINTMNQTNDIRILGDFANALSNHIRFEERMYFPHLEEHLSDVKLNNIGAQLEQIHQKENDFYQDEFWK; the protein is encoded by the coding sequence ATGAAAAGAAACGAAAACTTAGTCCCGCTTTCCCGAGATCATCATTTCGGATTGCTTTGCAGCTGGAAAATTCGTCAAGGGATCAAAAAGAATGTTTCTTATGACAGAATAAAAAAATACATCAATTACTATTGGCAGGAAAATCTGAGTCGTCATTTTGAAATCGAAGATCTCGTACTTCCCGAAACTGAAAACAATATTCTTCAGATTCAGATGGAAAAAGAACACATCGAGATCCGTAAGTTGATCAATACTATGAATCAAACTAACGATATCCGTATTTTAGGAGATTTTGCGAATGCTTTAAGCAATCATATTCGTTTCGAAGAGCGGATGTATTTTCCTCATTTAGAAGAACATTTATCTGATGTGAAACTGAATAATATTGGAGCTCAACTTGAGCAAATACATCAAAAAGAAAATGATTTTTATCAAGATGAATTCTGGAAATAA